A genomic segment from Bacteroidota bacterium encodes:
- a CDS encoding aldehyde dehydrogenase: protein MQKIANYIDGSLVEPISKNYIDNVNPALGSVYSLCPDSDENDVQLAYEAAEKAFPVWSNMPVNDRSRILLKLASLIERDNDKLALAESIDQGKPVWLAKLGEIPRAAQNIHFFATGIEHYASESHAMGTHAVNYTLRTPIGVVGCISPWNLPLYLFTWKIAPALAAGNCVVAKPSEITPMTAFLFSELCIEAGLPKGVLNVVHGLGPKVGSAIVSHPKISVVSFTGGTKTGAEIARVAAPMFKKLSLELGGKNPNIIFADCNFDKAVSESVRSSFTNQGEICLCGSRIFIEKSIYETFKTAFVAQTQKMKVGNPLSDDTKVGAIASQVHFEKVLSYIDLAKQEGGQILTGGHAVQLTGENANGYFIAPTVIEGLAFDCRTNQEEIFGPVVTLTPFESEEEVLQMANSTQYGLAATIWTENLNKAHTMAAKIKSGIIWINCWLLRDLRTPFGGMKQSGVGREGGWEALRFFTETKNVCIKL from the coding sequence ATGCAAAAAATAGCTAATTATATTGATGGTTCGTTGGTTGAACCTATTTCTAAAAACTATATTGATAATGTAAACCCCGCTTTAGGTAGTGTATATTCTCTTTGCCCGGACAGCGATGAGAATGATGTACAGTTAGCCTACGAAGCAGCCGAAAAAGCATTTCCTGTTTGGAGCAATATGCCGGTTAATGACCGTAGCAGGATACTTTTAAAACTAGCGTCATTAATTGAACGCGATAACGATAAACTAGCTTTGGCAGAAAGTATTGACCAAGGCAAACCGGTTTGGTTAGCTAAATTAGGCGAAATACCGCGTGCGGCACAAAACATACACTTTTTTGCAACAGGCATAGAGCATTATGCCAGCGAATCGCACGCTATGGGTACGCATGCCGTTAACTATACCTTGCGTACTCCTATTGGTGTGGTGGGCTGCATAAGCCCTTGGAACCTGCCTTTATATTTATTTACATGGAAAATAGCTCCAGCTTTAGCCGCAGGTAACTGCGTAGTAGCTAAGCCAAGTGAAATTACACCCATGACAGCTTTTCTTTTCTCCGAATTATGTATAGAAGCCGGTTTACCTAAAGGTGTTTTAAATGTAGTACACGGCTTGGGGCCAAAAGTAGGTTCAGCCATTGTAAGTCACCCTAAAATAAGTGTTGTTTCCTTTACCGGAGGCACCAAAACAGGGGCAGAAATAGCCCGCGTAGCGGCTCCTATGTTTAAAAAACTGTCGTTGGAGTTAGGTGGCAAAAACCCCAATATTATTTTTGCCGATTGTAATTTTGACAAGGCTGTAAGTGAAAGCGTACGTTCTTCTTTCACCAATCAGGGCGAAATATGCTTATGTGGTTCCCGTATTTTTATAGAAAAGAGCATTTATGAAACCTTTAAAACGGCTTTTGTAGCCCAAACACAGAAAATGAAAGTAGGTAATCCGTTAAGCGATGATACCAAAGTGGGCGCTATTGCCAGTCAGGTTCATTTTGAAAAAGTTTTAAGTTATATTGATTTAGCCAAACAGGAAGGCGGGCAAATACTAACAGGCGGACACGCAGTTCAATTAACAGGTGAAAACGCTAACGGATACTTTATAGCCCCTACAGTAATAGAAGGATTGGCTTTTGACTGTAGAACCAATCAGGAAGAAATATTCGGCCCTGTAGTTACTTTAACCCCTTTTGAAAGTGAGGAAGAAGTATTGCAGATGGCTAATAGTACACAATACGGACTGGCAGCTACTATTTGGACAGAAAACCTGAACAAAGCACATACCATGGCTGCTAAAATAAAAAGTGGCATTATTTGGATTAATTGCTGGCTTTTACGCGACTTACGTACCCCCTTTGGAGGCATGAAACAAAGTGGTGTAGGTCGCGAAGGAGGCTGGGAAGCGCTACGTTTCTTTACAGAGACTAAAAATGTTTGCATAAAACTATAG
- a CDS encoding NifU family protein yields the protein MTDTAFLNVYAEQTPNPETMKFVFNKMVLPDEAEDYPTKEKANASPLAKSLFEFSFVNGVFVMNNFVTITRAPGGEWDEIVPIVKEFLKAYVEAGEPISYKSDKSSIEGSDNIIVAQILDVLDTYIKPAVEGDGGMISFKSFDEESGLVTVELKGSCSGCPSSTVTLKKGIEGLLTRMVPQVKEVVAESL from the coding sequence ATGACCGATACCGCATTTTTAAATGTATACGCAGAACAAACGCCCAATCCGGAAACGATGAAGTTTGTTTTTAATAAAATGGTTTTGCCTGACGAGGCTGAAGATTATCCGACAAAAGAAAAAGCCAATGCTTCGCCTCTGGCTAAAAGCCTGTTCGAATTCAGCTTTGTAAATGGTGTGTTTGTAATGAACAACTTTGTAACCATTACACGCGCTCCGGGAGGCGAATGGGACGAAATTGTACCGATTGTAAAAGAATTTTTAAAGGCCTATGTAGAAGCAGGCGAGCCTATCTCTTACAAATCAGATAAGTCAAGCATTGAGGGATCTGATAATATTATTGTAGCGCAAATTCTGGATGTATTAGATACTTATATTAAACCTGCTGTTGAAGGCGATGGCGGAATGATTTCATTTAAATCGTTTGACGAAGAAAGCGGACTGGTAACCGTAGAGTTAAAAGGCTCGTGCAGCGGCTGCCCTTCATCAACGGTAACACTAAAAAAAGGTATTGAAGGCTTGCTTACCCGCATGGTTCCGCAGGTAAAAGAAGTGGTAGCTGAAAGCCTATAA